In Cetobacterium somerae ATCC BAA-474, the genomic stretch TATTATTAGTATTCTTTCCACCTTTCATAGTATCATCTATAAAAATTTCAACAGAATCTTTAATACCTTTATTTTTTTGAATAGAAGTTTCAGCGGCATTAAGTCCACCAGTGGCATAATTTGTATTTCCTCCAAGAATAGCTGCTTTTTCAACTAATATAACATTTGAACCCTTATCTTTAGCAGCAATAGCAGCAGAAAGTCCTGCTCCACCTCCACCAATAATAACAACATCTGTTGTAACATCGTTATAAACAATAACTTTTTTTTCTTTTGGAGTTAAATTTGCTTTAGATTCTTTAATAGCTCTATCTACAGCTCTTTTTAGCCCAACACTAGTAGAAGTAGCCCCTGCAACGTTATCTACTTTAACAGATTGAGTTTCAATAATATCAGCGATGATAGAATTCATACCATCTTTTGTAAAATCACTTTCTTTTTCTTCTAAAATATTGATATTTTTGATTTCATTATTTACAATATCAACTTTTACTTTAATATCACCATTGTATCCTTTAGCAGAAGAAATAAATTCTTTTCCTTGAGCTAAAGTTGTCATTAAAAGTAAAGAAGTAAAAAAACTCATATACTTTTTGTTAAAAAATTTCATAAATATAACCCTCCCTTAATTCATGTATGTAATAATACTAATATACAACTTTAATAGTTTAAAATAAAAGTGAATAAAAATCAAGATAAATATAATAAAAAATGACGGAAAGTACAAATTCCGTCATTTTTTTATTCTAAACTATTTTTTTACCATGATATTCTGTGCTTGGAATTAATTTATTGATTTGTTGAAAATTATCAGATGTAACTCCACCACACACGATAATTTTTATTTTATCTTGAGCAATTTTAATAAATTTATTTAAAAGTTCAGCTCCTTCAAAAGCAGTAGCTTTTTTACCAGATGTTAAAATTCGATCTATTCCAACTTCTGCTAGTGTCAATATTTCATTTTCTGGATTTTCGATTTCGTCAATGGCCTTGTGAAAAGTTATGCTCATAGGCTTTGCAAGTTCAACAAGCTCTTTTAAAAGAGGATAATCAATTTTATTATCTTTTGTTAAAACTCCAAAAACAACTCCAAGTACACCAAGCTCTTTACAAACCTTAATATCTTCTTTCATAATTTCAATTTCAGCTTGA encodes the following:
- a CDS encoding copper homeostasis protein CutC; the protein is MTLEACVGSYSEAIIAINKGANRVELCENLFEGGTTPSYGTIKKVRELAIPAFVMIRPRGGDFCYSQAEIEIMKEDIKVCKELGVLGVVFGVLTKDNKIDYPLLKELVELAKPMSITFHKAIDEIENPENEILTLAEVGIDRILTSGKKATAFEGAELLNKFIKIAQDKIKIIVCGGVTSDNFQQINKLIPSTEYHGKKIV